GAGTGCGTGGATTGAAATATTAAGTAAGGAGAGGATACCATGCCTACAATTTTGTCGCACTCCTTGTGAGTGCGTGGATTGAAATTCCAACATGATTCCAGTTAATACGAAAACTCGTGTCGTCGCACTCCTCATGAGTGCGTGGATTGAAATTTTGATCCCGATCAGTTCATTTACAGCTGACAACGTCGCACTCCTCATGAGTGCGTGGATTGAAATTTGAAGGCGATAAGAGAATCAGCCGTTTCAAGAAAGTCGCACTCCTTGTGAGTGCATGGATTGAAATATCGTAATAGTGGCGGTACAAGTTTTTTCCCTGACGTCGCACTCCTCGAGTACGAGAAACCCTCTGGCCGCTCTCTTCATAAGACTGTAGATTAAATGAAAGTAAGGAGGAACCGCCTTGAAGGCTCTTTCGTTTTTGCCTGCCTCCACGCATATTATTCAGGAGCTGGGACTGGAGGACTATCTGTATGGGGTGACATTCGAATGTCCTTCCGATAAACCGAAGGTCGTGCGGTCGTATTTGGAGGGGCAGTCGTATACTAGCTCGGAACTCAACCGCATTGTCAGCGAGCATGCCCGGTTGGATCAACCGCTCTATTACCTGGATATGGACTTGCTGCGGGAGATCCGGCCCGACGTCATCTTCACCCAGCACGTATGCAATGTGTGCCAGATCGGCACCTCGTACGTCGAACGCGCCGTTCATCAGCTGGACAAGCAGCCGAAGCTTGTTCCCCTGGTTCCGCGGCAGCTGCGGGATGTTCTGGACAATATGCTGACCATTTCGAAGGAACTGGCTCATGAACCGTTCGGACATGCCTTGGTCGAGTCCTGCAACGCGCGGATCGATCGCATCGCGTCCACTCTTCGCGCGCATAAGCGTCAGCCCAGGAGGGTCATGGTCATGGAATGGATCGAGCCGATTTTCAACTGCGGACATTGGATTCCGGAACAGATTTCGCTGGCGGGAGGATGGGACCCCTTATCTGCTCCGGAAGGGTATTCGTCCCCGACCGCCTGGGAGCGTGTGAAGGATGCGGACCCGGAGGTAATCGTCATTGCGCCCTGCGGATTCGATGTGAAGCGGACCGCCCAGGAGGCGGAGAAGCTGTATGAATTGGATGGCTGGGAGCAGCTGACAGCTGTTCGCCATCATGAAGTGTATGCGGCAGACGGCCAATTCTTCACCCAACCGAGCACCAGCTTGATCGACGGGACCGAGCTG
The sequence above is a segment of the Xylanibacillus composti genome. Coding sequences within it:
- a CDS encoding ABC transporter substrate-binding protein codes for the protein MKALSFLPASTHIIQELGLEDYLYGVTFECPSDKPKVVRSYLEGQSYTSSELNRIVSEHARLDQPLYYLDMDLLREIRPDVIFTQHVCNVCQIGTSYVERAVHQLDKQPKLVPLVPRQLRDVLDNMLTISKELAHEPFGHALVESCNARIDRIASTLRAHKRQPRRVMVMEWIEPIFNCGHWIPEQISLAGGWDPLSAPEGYSSPTAWERVKDADPEVIVIAPCGFDVKRTAQEAEKLYELDGWEQLTAVRHHEVYAADGQFFTQPSTSLIDGTELLAGLFHPDLFQIPDALADLVLPLAKARVAEGS